A region of the Chaetodon trifascialis isolate fChaTrf1 chromosome 7, fChaTrf1.hap1, whole genome shotgun sequence genome:
agtgacatcagtgacaaaaaaaaatacagttttagtttttttattCAGATTCAAGATAGCCAGCATCTTTATCTTCAAGCAAAATCAAGATcagaatgaatgtttgtgtgtggaaatgtgATACAACTATAAAATCCTGGACGcataacaaaagaaaaatgttcttGATGTGtccaaaaagcacattttaaattctcaGACACTCATATCAAGCCAGTTAATAACAAACATTCATGAAACACAGAGTATTAAAGCATTCCTCACACCTCAATCAGTGTCTGTAGATCagtattgtcagtgtgtgcgtgtgctgagTGTTAACGTTGTGCAGTTAATcaattaatgttcatacatgtAAGATTCCATGAAAGCCGTTCAGAACACGGTTCAAAGCTCGATGCGCTCCCTGAGAACAAACCCACCAACCAGCTAATGGTGATTTAAACAGAAAGAGTTCGAGTCAGCGAGGCAGCACTTCTACAGTTCACAACATCGTCTCAGTTAAAACAGTACCGCTGGTTTTAAAGACACTTGAGCAAATGGTTTTGTATAAAGGGCACTTTgaagcttttgtgtttttcaaactgAACACCATATTTCCCATTAAACTCTCTGCTTCCCTCAGAGAGCACAACTTCTAGTCCTCCAGCACCGTTCAGTATGCATTTAGTTTGAAGAGGAGCGTGCAGCAGCCAGATAACAGCCGATAATCGCTCTGAACTAGTAGAAGGGGTTTTGTGTACATTTTCTGGATCAGCTTCTTACTATGAGCGACGGGATCCTTCGTTAAGTAtcagttttggttatttcacaATTCCAGAAAGGATCATATTACTTTTAAATGCCAAACATGGGTCATTTCTATTTGATTACATCACATTCAACAATGGTACCACTAAACAAGCCACCTGCCTGATAGTCTCTCGCCCTTATCATCCCGTGATGGCCCTTAAGCCGACCCACCTGGCTCTAGCAGGGTATCAGCACTGGATGGTTCCTCCTCCACAAGCCTCACACTGCAGCGCTGCTGTCCGGTAAGCCTTCCACACCACCGGGTCCTGCAGACACACCGTGCCACCGCCTCGCTTCTCCTCCGCCTCGTTCCGGTTTATatctcccacacacacccagccTCCTCCGGCCCCCGACCCGGCCGCCTGGGGGCTGACGGCCCACTTGGAGTGGTCCTTGCTGTTCCTGAAGGTGAACGTCTGCCCCGGGTTGATGAGCGTGATGTCCAGGACCTTCCAGCCCTGCGAGCAGTCGGACGGGAGGGTGCCATGGGAGCGAATCCAGAACTGGACCAAGAGGTCTGACTGGAGGGTGGGGGCCACCCAGGAGTGGTACAGGTCTGATGAGACAgagatgtgttttattgtatgtAAACTGCCTGCATTGTGTTAAACAATGTGGTCTTAGTGAGGAGTTGAACTACACGCTCACATTTACACCTGCAAAGAAACTCAAGGTGAAGCTGAAACAAGATGAACTGTGGCCGGGACAAACTTTAAACTTGCTCCAAAGTCATACCGTTGTCAAAAGAGGCTCCTTTAGCGAAGCTGATGAAGTCGGTGCTGCCCTTTGAGGTCAGAGTCACGCTGCGATTGGACACAGGTTTGAGATGTGGAGAAATGTGACCGGGCAGATGTTTTTTCttacagacagcagccagcGCGGGCACCAGGGACGCCAAGGACTCCGGGACGTCGCAGTCGTACACTTTAGGCTGATTGATCTGAAGCTGCTCTCCTGTGGTGCAAAACAAATTAGATTTAAGGCGAACGCTGCTAACGGCACTCCAGAATCACTCCATCTGTTAAGTACAGTAAGTGAACAGCACTGTCTCGGTGACATTGGTGCAGAGGCACTGCAGCGGCTGTGCAGAAGCAGATGAGAACGGATTACTACACAGAGGTATAAGTACACATACAGTCTAACAACCTTAACGTTTACTGCAATGAGATAAATCCATGTATGCATTTATCTATGTCTACTTCAGGTAGTAATTTCCCACGTCTCTCTTGCTGAGTGCATTTAAGTGCACATAAACGTTCTTTCCGCGACAGATTTCTCCCTGTATGGTTCTTGgtgtgaaacagaaagaagcCTAAAGATTGACACCACGACTTGAAttcttctttttcagtgttACAGACATTGGCGGCCCTTCACGTGACATGAAATTAATGTACTAGAATTTAATCATCTGCAGTCTGTTTCAATACTTTCACTCTCAGCCTGTATTTAATACACTGCTGAACTGTAGTGCACCGGTTTTCCTGT
Encoded here:
- the dnase2 gene encoding deoxyribonuclease-2-alpha, with protein sequence MLLFLSLLSFSAPLGGDTSPISCYNDNGAAVDWFYMYKLPKEHDIKSAQQGDNYLLLEEGSEGWTNGKRKVNDTTGALGRTVGQLYSQRKSTEVAYILYNDQRPPADFGDRWVDNSGSSGGHTKGVVLLDKNQGFWLVHSTPQFPAVRQAGQYYYPSSGMINGQNFLCVTYPLDRFQTIGEQLQINQPKVYDCDVPESLASLVPALAAVCKKKHLPGHISPHLKPVSNRSVTLTSKGSTDFISFAKGASFDNDLYHSWVAPTLQSDLLVQFWIRSHGTLPSDCSQGWKVLDITLINPGQTFTFRNSKDHSKWAVSPQAAGSGAGGGWVCVGDINRNEAEEKRGGGTVCLQDPVVWKAYRTAALQCEACGGGTIQC